The region AGTATTCATGTTGGCCTATGGATTGATCCCGAGGGTAGATTGACACCTTTTGAAAAAGCAAGAGGCACAAAAAGGGCTCAAGAGATGCTTATTAAAAAAGCACTTGATATGGTTTCTAAGGGTTCGAAAATTAGATTAATTATGGTTGATGCCGATGCTCGCGAAGATGCCAAGCATCTACTAGAACTTCTTAGAGGGTATTATCAGGTGGTTGATGCTACTTTCAGTGAAATGGGAAAAGTTATAACTACTCATGTTGGGCCTGGTACAGCAGGGTTCGGCCTGGAGGTTGTTGAATGAAATATCGTTTTTCAGTTGCGCTATTCATCGCAATCGTGGTTGTGCTTGTGTTTTTGCTATATTTGAGAACGCCACATCCAGTTGTTTTGTTGTTTGATGATGGCCAGACTGATTTTTATCTGGGCGTTCGTGAATATTTAGAGCGCAACGATTTTGAAATGGAGATCGTCTCAGTTAGAGTTGATCAACCAATGGCAAAATTGGAAGAGGTGATGAAGAAGTACTCAAATTCTTATGCAATAGGACCGAGACTCAGCACAGAAGCATTGAATATAATTTCTCTTCTCGAGCGGTACAATATTTTTGCAATAGCCCCATTAGTAACTTCACCTGAAGTTATTGGAAAAAGTGAATATTTAATGACGCTAAGCTCCTCAGATGAAATACAAGTTTATGAGATATCTAAAAGGTTGGAAAAAGATCAGGTGAAAAAATTGCTGGTTGTTTGTGATGAAAAAAACCCCGTTTACAGTGAAATTTTTGCAAAAATCTTGAAGAATACAGTTAAACGTGCTGAAATTCAGATTGTTTTTATCAATTCTGTCGATGAACTGGTTGAATATCCATTTGAAAACTTTGATTCAATGCTTTTAATTACCGATGGAATAGTAGCTGGAATGATAGCTCAAATGGCTTCGAACAGAGGATTCAGCGGAAGGATATATGGATCGGATTATACCTTTACAGACGTTCTTTTTGAAACTGGGCTTGATTCTATTGAAGATATGATCGTTTACAGCCCATTTGATTTTTCAAAAATGAGAGATTCAGGTTTTTTAAATCTCCAGCAGGCTGGAGCTTATGATTCATTGATGATTATTCATAATTTGTTAGCTCAGAGCATTTTGCCCAAAGAAGCTTATAGTTATTTAGTTGGAAGATCATTCGATGGTGCAACAGGTTCATTCACAATCGAGAAAGATCTCTCAGCTTTGAGAAAAACAAATTTCCTGATAGTCAAAGGTGGAAAATTCGAACCCGAGCTCGACGAGAGGTGAAAGAATGCAACTTATCAAAATTGCAAACAATATCAACAAATACGGCCTGATACTCATTTTATCCCTGATTTGCGTCTTCACAATTGGCTTTTTTATGATTTTTCAGAACATCCATATGTATTATTCAAGAACATATCTGCAAGCTGAAAGCAAGCTGGTGGAAACAACAATAAACGACGTTATTGAAAGCAAACCGATTTCTGGTGTTGTTATTCGAGAATTGAGCAATAATCTTGTTGATAGGGCTACGGGTATAGACCTTTCAGGTGTTCTGTCTTACAAAAATCTTCCCTGGCTCGTTGCTAACCCCAAGGGCTTGTTTTTAACTGAAAACAGTGCTAAATTCATCGTCGCAGAAGGTGAAAATTTGTTATTTGTTGAAATTCCTCAGAGTTATTTCACAAAAATCCTTACAAGTGAGCTTTCTATAGTAATGCTTGCGAACGCTGACGGTGTTGTTGTAATTTCATCAGATCCGTCATTCGCGGGTATGAACATCGGAACAAAAAGCCGGTTTGCAAAATTAAACAAAATCACAGGATATCTACATATGGAAGATTTTTCCATAGCTAATGCTAAAGGTGCTGTCTTTATACCGATGCGAAGCTATCTTTCGGTTATATTTCCTTATTTGATGATATCTTTTTCAGCATTGGCAGGTGTCGTGATATGGTTGTTTTATTTCAGCAGATTCACAAGAAAACTCATCGGCGCCACTTCATTGATTGTTGACAATATAAATAAAACCGCGACGCTCGCGAGTAAAGGAAAAGATGCGAACTACATTCCTGTAAAAACAAACATAGAGGAACTCAACGAACTTCAGGAATGTTTTGTGAGATTGATCGAGATGGAAAAAGCATCTCAACTCGAAATGCAAGCAATGATGAACAGTTTACAGGATACAGTTAACGAGCTTGAAGAAACGCAAAAAGTTCTTCAGGAGAGGAATCTTCAAATTATATCCACTCTTGCTGAGGCAATTGAGATAAAAGACACCAGTACATATGGCCATTCAGACAGGGTCGTTAGCCTTGCATTGGAGTTGGCTAAGGAATTGAGCATAACAGACCCGGCAGATCTTGAAGCAGTTAAATTTGGTGCATTGCTTCATGATGTAGGAAAGATAGGTATACCAGAGCATATATTGAACAAACCTGGCCGTTTGACATTTGAAGAATTTGAAATTATGAAGAAACATCCGATATACGGCGAAAAGATTATCAAAAATATATCAGGCTGGGATTTAGTTGCAGATGTTGTAAGACATCATCACGAGAATATAGATGGTTCTGGTTATCCAGATGGTCTGAAAGATGGCGAGATAAGCATCAGAGCTCAGATAGTTTCTATAGTGGATGTGTTTGCTGCGCTTATTGAAGAGAGGCCTTACAGATCTGCCATGAGTGTGGAAGAAGCGCTCAGAATTATGAGCCAAGAAATGGTGGGAGTAAAATTTGATCCCAAACTTTACGAAGCCTTCTTAAGAGTGTTAAAGAGAAGTTTTAAATTGTAGAACGGCAGAACCGATTTGGTATCCTGTGGTATAATTAAATCAACGGGGGCGAACGGTTTCGACGGGTTTGAGATCCCCCAGGAAGCGAGTCGAGGTCTCCACCACCTCGTAAATAAGGTGGAACAAAAAAGAAGTGCCAACAACGAACTTGCGCTTGCTGCTTAATAGATAAGCAGCCGTCCTTGCCGGGTCTGGCTGGTGCCTGGACAAAGGGCGTGAGATAACCAGCCTACCGCCTGGAAATTTGCTCTTCGTTTCCAGACGGGAAGCTGAAGAAGAGCTGTGGTTTGTACAACCTGCCTGCGGGTAGTACAAATCAAGATCGAAACGCAGGCTGCACTCGGAGATGCCTGGGGGTACTCATTCCCGGACGGGGGTTCGATTCCCCCCGCCTCCACCAGGGTTTATTCATACCTCAAAGCTTCAACAGGGTTCATTTTTGAGGCTTTCATTGCGGGAAATACGCCAAAAGTTATTCCTACGGCAGTAGAAATTGCTACAGCGATCAAGACAACAACAGGAGTTACTGCTGTCTGGATTGATCCAACCACGGCTACAAGTCTCGATAGCAATATTCCAGCAACCACGCCTATTATTCCGGCAACAAAGGTTAGTATTATGGACTCGAGCAAAAACTGCATCAATATATGTCTTCTGTTTGCACCAACTGCTTTTCTCACGCCTATCTCCCTGGTTCTTTCTGTGACAGTTACAAGCATTATGTTCATTATTCCTATACCACCAACGAGCAAAGATATACCCGCTATACTGCCAAGCATGAAACTGAGAAGTGCCATTGTTTGATTCACAGTTTCGAGCATTGCCTCCTGACTCACAATTCTGTATTTCTCTGTATCTTGAAATTTTGAAAACATCACCGCATCTATTTCATTTACCGCCTGAGTTGCAACTTCTTCTGAGCTTGCTTGAGCCACGATGGAAGAAACATAACTTCTTCTGAATAGACGTTGCTCCGCGGCTGAGAAAGGAACTATAATCGATCTATCTGGATTTATAAATAACAGCGTTCCACTTTTCTCAAGAACACCTATAACTCTAAAATTCTGACGTGTTGACTGACTTGCTATTTTTATTGTCTTTCCTATGGCATCCCCATCTGGGAAGAGTTCCTCTGCAACCTCTTTTCCTATAACTGCTACGCGTTTCCTGCTATTCTCGTCGTCATCTGTAAAATATTCTCCCTGTGCAAGCTGAAGATTCATCATGTTAAAAATATCTGGATACACAGCCAGAACTGTCGACATTGTGTTTTGTCTCTCGTACTGGGCGATGAAATTACCCTGCTGAAGAGGTGTGACATACACAACAGACGGGCAAAGCTGGACAATTTTATCTGCATCATCTTTTGTCAAAAGATCTGAATCAGAAAGGCTTGTCGAGACCCTTCCTCCGCCGCCCCGGGTAAATCCAGGCGAGACCATTATCAAATTTGAACCAATTGCAGATAAATTTTCTCTGATGCTTGCGCTTGTGCCTTCTGCAACGGAAACAACGGCTATAACAGCTGCAACTCCTATAATGATACCTATCATGGAGAGAGCTGTTCTCATTTTATTTGCACTTATAGACCTGAAAGCTTCTTTAAGCATTTCCAACACTTGCTCTCACCTCTTGTGAAACTATTTTGCCATCTCTCATATTTATTATCCTGTCTCCCTGTTCGGCCACTTCTGGATCATGTGTTACGACAACGATAGTCAATCCCTGACTATGAAGATCTGAAAATATTTTCAATATTTCTTCGCCACTTTTTGTATCCAGATTACCTGTTGGTTCATCTGCGAGTATTATTTGTGGATCATTGGCAAGAGCTCTGGCGATAGCTACTCTTTGCATCTGCCCCCCTGATAGTTGCGTGGGTTTGTGTGACATTCTTTCAGAAAGTCCAACCATTTTTAGAAGCTCTTTTGCTCTTTTTCGCCTTATAGCTCGAGGAACTTGGGCATATATCATGGGGAGTTCTACATTTTCTATGGCTGTAAGGCGTGGAAGAAGGTTAAATTGCTGAAAAACAAACCCTATCATTTTATTTCTTATTTTTGCAAGCTGTGCGTCGCTTAGTTTTGACACTGCTACATTTCCTATGTACAGTTCTCCAGAGTCCGGTCTATCCAAGCATCCCATAAGGTGCATTAGAGTGCTCTTTCCGCTTCCAGATGGTCCCATAATTATGAGATATTCTCCTTCGAAAACATCAAGATTAACTCCATCCACTGCTTTAACTAAATTGTCTCCCATTTTGTAAGTTTTTCGAAGGTTTTCAACTCTAATGACTGTGTTCAAAGTTCACACCTGCCTTTCATGGACGTGGAGCTGGTCCTCCCATGAATATTCCCATGTTTCTATTGTTAGAATTGCTCGAACTACTTGATTTATTCACAACAATTGTTTCTCCCTCTTTCAATCCATCGAGCACTTCATAGCTACTCGAAAGTTTATCGCCAACAGTTATCTGCCTTTTTTCTGTCGATGTTCCATTTTTAACTGTTACGTAGGCTTTTCCATCCTCAAAACTAATAGCAGCTGATGGGACCGTTATCACACTGGTTTTGTTGAGCACGACTATTTCAGCTTCGCACGAAAGGCCAGGAATGATCTTTTCCATGGCTTCTTTTATTTTGGCATAGTTAGGTGATGTTTCGCTGGGTGTTACTAAACTCAGCTTTATTGGTATAGTAACGATACCACTCGATGTTTGTGCTTCACTGCCAATGTAAGTAACTTTGGCAGGGAAAGATACATTTTCGAATGCGTCGAAAGATACTATTGCTGTTTGTCCAATTTTTACCTTTGAATAATCCATTTCTTCAACAGCAGCAGAGATGTAAAGATTATTTACATTGACAACCTTGGCGACAACGTCCACTGTTGTGCCTTTTGAAACATAATCTCCTACTTTAACACTAAGGGACGTTACAACACCATCTACTAAAGAGGTTATCTTGCATCTTTCCAGGTCTCTTTTGGCAATTTCCAGCTCCAGCTGCCGCTGTTCTATCAGGAGCTTTGAACCAGAGTTTTTTGCAGTTTCGTAATCCTGAAGAGCTTTTATATATGTCAACCTGTAGTCTGAATCATCGAGTTCAACCAAGACATCTCCAGCTTTAACACCATCTCCTTCTTCAACATAAACTTTTTCAACAACACCACTAACAAGAGCTTTTACTTCGGCAGAATCTTCGGCTTCAACAGTCCCGTAAACGGTTATTGTATCAACAATATTTGTTTTTTGAACGGTGTATTCGATAATTGATTGATCAACATCGGATTGTTGATTGTTATTGCTACAGGAAGAAAAAAGAAAAATAATTGAAATTAAAATGAATGTGTACACAAAAGATTTTTTCATCTCACTTACCTCCTGCAAGCTGAACGAGATCGAAACCAAGTATGTCGAGCAAGTTGACTTTGGCGATCAACAAATTGTAATTTGCTTTGAACAACTCAAGCTCCGCATCTTCGAAATCTAACCTCGCACTTTCCAGATCTGTTTTGGCTACGAATGCAGAACCTTTCAGCAATCGTTCATACTCCATTTTTTTCAACTGTAGGTCGAGCTCGGCCACTTTTTTGGAAGATTCGGCAATTTTTATCGAAGAATAGGCATTTTTCAGAGCTTTTTTAAGTTCATCTGTCTTTTCATCAAGTACGCGCTTTTGAAGTTCGTATTTCTTGTTTATAACTTTATAGTTGTAATCCTTTTCTCCACGATCTATGATGTCATACCCAAATGAGAAACCAAGCGAAAAGGCAAAGTCATCGTCTTTCTGTTTAACCTGAAAAAAAAGCTCGGGGTTCGGTATCCACTGCTGATAGCTTCTCTCACTTTGACGCTTTGCTATTTCAGCAGATAGAATTTGAGCGTTCAGATCAAGCCTTGACGTAATAAATTTTTCTGCTTCTTCCATAACAGGCAAATTTGATGTAATTCTCTCAAGACACGCAATCATTGTATTAAGTGTATCAGTTGAATATTCTGTCAATGTACTTGACAGGTTCTGGCTAATTTCTTCAAGTTGCTGTGTCATATCATAGATATTTCCCTGGATTTCAAGAATATCTTCTCTTGAAGCTGTACCGGATTCATAGGCTTTTTGCAAGGATTCAAATTTGTCTTGAAGGATTTCTATTTGCTGTTTTGTTATATTCATTTTCTGGTTGTAATAGTGATAGTTGAAAATATCTTCCACGAGATTCAAAAATACTTCGTTTTTTGCTGAAAGAAGATTCCATGAGGCTGTCGCAAAATTTGCCTCGTTTTCTAATTCAGTGATATCAAAGTTTGAAAATAATTCCCTCGATATTGTTAAGCTCCATCCTTTTTCTTTCCAATCGTTGCTGGAAAAATAGTAATACCAGGCATTCGAAATTTGAACGTCAAAGCCTGCGATATTTTCAAAAGTGATTGAGAAAGGTGCCACGAAAGAACTGCTTGCATCTCCCGTTGAACTTATGTCGGTTTCTAAACCCGCATTGCTAACGCTGACATATGGTATGAAGAAATTTTTGTTTTTTGATCTGTTGAATTCAGCTTCTTCGTAATCAAGGATGGCTGATAGATAACTGCTGCTATTTTCCAATTGCTGCTCTACAAGATCGGTAAAACTGGCAAATGTGAACAATGGAACAAACAAAAGCGCAAGAACGAGTTTTTTCATCGTTTATCATCCTCCCAAAATCTGGGATAATGCTTGCACATAGTCAAGTTCTGCATCTATGAAGATCGAGCATATGTTCTCTAAGAGAGATTTTACGTAAGTTATAAAGGTTTTCTGGGCGTTGAAATACGAAATTTCTGCGTTTAGAAGATCTTTTTCTGAAGAGACGCCCGCATTGTAATTACTCTTTGTGCTTTCATATTCAAGTCTGCTCGCCTCAAGTCTTTCTTTCTGCGCTAAGATATTCTTTCTGATAGTTTCAATATTTTGCAGTGCGGTTTCGTAAGATTTCTTCGTGTCATTTTGTGTGTCTTTTAAAGTATTCTGACTGCTTTTTAAAGTTCTTTCGTACTTACTTTTTGTGTATTGAGAAGGATTGACCAGCCCATCGTAATTTATCTGAGCTATTTGAACATTAAGATCTGCGATTTTAATGGAAAGAGATTTTTCCATCAACTCATCGAGCGATGGCAATGTTATATTCAGTACAATATCTGGGAGATCTTTAAATTCAATCTCTTTTCCAAGCATATTTTGAAGGTCACGCTTTGTTTGTTCTAACGAAAGTTTTGCCTCTTCCAATTCCGCAGTTGCTTCAAGTTTTGTTGCGCTTGCCTCCTGCAATTCTTGAAGTGTAGCAACACCTGTTTTGTAAAGGCTTTGTTGTTGATCAAAATCAATTTCGGCGATCCTCAGATTATCCTGCGCAACCTGCAGGGCAAGTTGATTTTCAAACACACCGAAGTATGCATCAAAAAATTCACTCAGAAAATCTTTTATTGCCGTGTTGTAGCTCTGCTTAGATTGTAACCAGCTTAGTTCAGCTTCAAGCTGGTCGAGTTTGTTTTTTGCTTCAATGGTTGCTTTTTCATAGTCGCTCTTTGCTTGCTCAAGCTCGAGAGTCGCATTCAGATAAGACGGGGTATTCTGCTTTGCAAGTTCCAGAACGTCTGTAATCTGTGAAAAAGCGAGAATGGATAAACACACAACCGATACTATCAAGAATTTTCTCACAACACAACCCTCCATTCATAAATCTGTCTCAAAATTAATTGAATCATATGTGATCATTTTGCTTTAGAGTTTCTAATCTTTTTCTAATCTTAGCCGGCGCCTACTCGACTACCGCCAGCGCCTCCACCTATTCCAGAACCATGGGAACCACCTGATCCTCGAGAACTGGAACTTACAGTTGATGCAGCTATGGTACGAAAAGAAGAAATCTCGTGAATAATAACCGGGTTTATGTAAGCAGTTCTTGCTACAGGAGTTGCTGGTGGTTCTGGGTAGAGTTTTTTCAAATTGTCAATCACTTCTCTGGCTATTCCAAGAGTCGTGGCGTAAATAATATAATCATCCCATATTGCTAATGATTGAGGAGGATAAGTTGAAAGCAGGGAGAAATCCCTGAGAAATTTTTCAAAGTTTTTCCACCTCAGATAATATATCAGCCCTTCTGAACTCCACCTGGAAAAAACGTCTTTTCGCATGGCAATTATTACCAGTCCTATACCAGATGTCAATATCATCAACAATGATACATAGCTGTTGACAATTTCAAAACCAGGTTCATAGTATCTGTTGAGAAAAACAATGCTCAACAGTGGAATAATTACTCCAAAAATAGTCGCAAAAGTTTTGGCAATGACATTTCCTTTTGAATCGAGATATTTTCTTTCATCAACATTCTTTTTGATTTCAGCTCGCCACTGGTTAATTTTTTTCAGAAAATCCTGGGCTTTTCTCTGATTCTTAAGACCTTTTTTGACATTTTTAAAATCGATAACCCCATCTGTTTCAAATATTCTGAAAGCGTCAAAAAGTGTTTTCCTGTTTGAGTTCGGGTTGAGAATTCTGAGACCAGTGATTTGATGATTTCCATCTTCCACAAACTGAATGTCCCCTTTTTTCACAGAATCAAGCACAGCAGCGGCAATTGCATCATCGCCGGGAAGTGAACAGATTGTTTTAACCACACTGTTCACCAGCTCTGGCAAGTCCTTGTATGGCAACTCTCTTTCATACTCTGCATCGTAAGCAACCGGATTTTCCCTGCCGAGTTTTCTGTATATGAATATTGGAATCAGCAATACGAGCAGAACATAGGTAATTGATCCAGAAACATAAAGAAAAACACGCCTTGAATAGAGAGCTTCAAGGTCTTTTACGTCTTTCAATGTCAAATTTTTCATGAAATAATCCGTACCTGTTTGACTTAAACCAGGAAAAACAAAACGCCCCTCGACAAAACAGTCTTTCGGTATATTCCTAAATTCAAATTTATAGAGGTTACTTGCTATCTCTTTGCTTTTGAATTGAAGGCCCCATGGATGATGGTAAATCAATGGTTCACCAAAATTGAGAGGAAACGAAACCTGCACATTGAGAACTTTTGTTCTTACAACTGTGCCATGACCAACATATTTTATAAAAAGCTGAGTGAAATCAGATCCCTCTATGAGAATGTTTTCAACGGTGTACTTAAAAGCGACTTTAATAATCCGATTGTCTGTTACTGGTATGTAATCTTCCATAGATCTGCTGAACAATATTTTTGTGCTGATGCTGTTTTCGGTTTTTTTGTCATAAGAAATTCCACCAAGCACTGGAGGTCCTTGAAGGATATCAATTTTGAAATTTCTAATTTTCATGGGAGCTGGTAAATCAATCGCATAGGTTACATATCTGAAGGGTTTTTTCATTTTATAAGTCACAGTTTCTGTAATATCTGCATAACCATTTTCATGGACTTCAATTGAATAGGTTCTTTCAGGAAGTTCAAAGATAGCACCGCTATAATTGGCCATCATGAGAAAAACAGATAAAACCACCGCGAAAATAATACCAGTAATTACAGCTCTCTTCATTGGAGCACACCTCCCGGGTGCTCCAATAATATCACGGGTTATATTAGTTCATCGAGAATTTGCTTTGCTTGTTCGTAGCTGAGTTTTCCTGATGCGACGAGTTTTAATATCTTTTTCTCTATATTTTCAGTCCTCTCAGCACGATTGGTAGATTTTATACATACATCACCAGAGGCACTGCTCACAGTAATTTTCATTTTCCCATCTCCAAAGATATAATCTCTTCCCTCCCGCGTGTAACCAATATTGGTTGTTAGATCACCACTCGCTGTCCTCATAGATAGTCTCAAATCCGGGATGCCTGCGGTCTCGACAGTAAGATCGCCACTCGCAGTGCTCAAAATCCATTCGTAATTATCACAGTTCAATCCTTTAACTAATAGATCCCCACTTACGCTGGTGAAAACCGCTTTTTCAAGTCTGGATGAACTAATTGTGACGTCACCAGAAACTGTTTTAATCTGGCATTGTTTGCTGTAGACATCATCAATTGATAGATCACCTGAAACTGTTCTCAAAGATAAGTTGTTCACTTTTATTGTTTTTACTTCGACATCCGATGAAACGCCATTAAGCGATAATTCCATCAGTTCATACGGGGCAGCAATTATTATTTCTCCATTTGAGCTTTTGAATCCAAAATCGAATACATTGAAAAGATTGTTTTCTTTAAGAGTGATTGTCAGGACATCATCTTTAAGTTCCAGGTCAGGCTGGCGTCCTGTATAAGATATATATGTTTCTAAAGGATCGGATCCCATTATTGTAACGTTGCTGCTCACAACTTTTACAATTAATTTTTTCACGCTTGAAAAATCTACTTTTTGTTTTTCCATATTCTCTCCTCCTAAATTCCCATGAAAATGACTATGACCCATATGACAACAGCTTCACCTATCAAATAAATTATTATTGGCACGATATTTCCTACAACCAGAAATAGCGCATAAAGTCCGACAAAGAATGAATACACGATCGCAATAGACTTTACCCTCATTTGAAGTAACTTCGAGCCTATGTATATCAGCATCAAAGCGCCAATAATGGCAAGTATTATTTTCACTCTCTCAACCTCCTGATTTTCTCAAGAGCTTCCTGAGCAGAGATTTCTCCTTTTTCAAGCTTATCAAGCAATTCATCTACCTGTTTCTCTTCTGCAACTTCTTCTGCTTCATACCCAAGTGTCTTAACAATTCCCTCAAGCCTTGATTTCGCTGTTGGATAAGATATCCCGAGTTCTTTTTGAAGATCGCTCAAATTACCTCTGGCTTTGATAAATATTCTCAGAAAATTAAGCTGATCCGGCGTAAGTCTGAAAAATTCTTCCAATTCGAATCTACCTTTTATAGTTGTACCGCATGACGTACAGTTCAGCTCGGTGACGATCAAATTTGAACCGCAGATGGGACATTTTGATATAACGCGTGCCATTGAAACATCTCCTTTCATTTTTTTCAAACAGAACTAAATATATTTTATATTTAGAGTAAAAATTTGTCAAGGTCATCTTTATGTAACAAAATTTCCCCTACACCATGTTAAGGCTTTGGTAAAATGTTCTGGGAGGGATTAATTTGTATCAAAGAGTCCTGGTTAAATTGAGTGGGGAAGTCATGTGTGGGGAAGGTTCGAGGGGTTTTGATCAAAGTAACATAAATTATCTTGTCCAGCAGATTGCACAGATTGTTGATTACGGAGTTAATGTTGGAATAGTAATAGGGGCAGGAAATATATTTAGAGGAGAAGAACTTTCCGAAATTCCGCATTCGCTTGCTGATCAAATTGGAATGTTGGGAACAGTTATAAATGCTCTGTATTTGAAAGGTTCTCTTCAAAAAGTTGGTATAAAATGTGTTGTGGTTTCTCAGGTGACATCTTTACCATCGATTAGACCTATTCATTATGATGATATAAATCTTTACTTTGATGCAGGTTATGTAGTTATATTTGCTGGAGGAACGAGTAATCCGTTTTTCACAACAGATACTGCTGCTGCCCTTAGAGCTGTTGAAATGGGAGCAAATCTCCTGATAAAAGCAACTAAGGTTAATGGTATTTATGATAGTGATCCAAAGAAAAACAAATCTGCCCGAAAGCTTGATAAAATTTCTTACTATGATGCAATATCGCGTGGTCTCAAAGTGATGGATATGGAGGCTTTTTCAATATGTGGAAGGTACAAATTGCCAATAGTTATTTTGAACTTTTTCGAAGATGGTTCGTTGCTCAGGGCTGTTCGCGGAGAAGATGTTGGTAGTATTATCATGCCCGATTGAAGGAGGTGTAGGAATGTACAACGAGATTGTTGATGTTAAAGCAAGAGAAGTTCTTGATTCACGCGGCAATCCAACTGTTGAGGTTGAAGTATTTCTTGAGGATGGAACACAGGCGTCGGCTATAGTTCCGTCGGGTGCATCAACAGGAAAATTTGAAGCTCTTGAACTTAGAGACAAAGAGAAAAGGTATCTTGGCAAGGGTGTCCTGAAAGCTGTCAAAAATGTAAACGAGATTATCGCACCAAAAATCATTGGAATCAATGTTTTTGAACAGGTTTTAATTGACCAGACTATGCTTGAACTTGATGGGACTGATAACAAATCGAAACTTGGTGCAAATGCCATATTAGGTGTCTCTATGGCAGTTGCCAGAGCTGCTGCCCAAAGCCTTTATCTTCCGATGTATCAGTATCTGGGCGGGCCAAATGCAAAAGTTTTGCCAGTACCGTTTATGAATGTAATTAACGGTGGCAAACACGCTGACAACAATCTTGATATCCAGGAATTTATGATCGTTCCAGCTGGAGCACCTTCATTCAGTGAAGCACTCAGATGCGGAGCAGAGGTTTTTCATACTTTGAAGAAAATATTACATGGTTCCGGGCATGTAACTTCTGTTGGAGACGAAGGCGGTTTTGCACCAAACCTTTCTTCCAATGAAGAAGCTATTAAAGTTCTGATTGAAGCCATTAAGAGTGCTGGTTATGAGCCCGGTAAAGATGTATTCATTGCACTTGATAGCGCTGCTTCTTCTTTCTATGATGCTGAGGCAGGAAAATACGAAATCGACGGAACTAAGAAAACCACAGAAGAACTGGTTGATTATTACACAAACCTGGTGAATAAATACCCTGTAATAAGCCTGGAAGACCCTCTTGATGAGGAAGACTGGGAAGGTTTTGTAAAACTCACTGAAAAAATAGGGAAAAAGGTCCAAATAGTAGGAGACGATCTGTATGTCACGAATGTAAAAAGGTTGCAAAAGGGAGTTCAGATGAAAGCAACCAATTCCATATTAATCAAATTGAATCAGATAGGGACTGTA is a window of Pseudothermotoga elfii DSM 9442 = NBRC 107921 DNA encoding:
- the eno gene encoding phosphopyruvate hydratase → MYNEIVDVKAREVLDSRGNPTVEVEVFLEDGTQASAIVPSGASTGKFEALELRDKEKRYLGKGVLKAVKNVNEIIAPKIIGINVFEQVLIDQTMLELDGTDNKSKLGANAILGVSMAVARAAAQSLYLPMYQYLGGPNAKVLPVPFMNVINGGKHADNNLDIQEFMIVPAGAPSFSEALRCGAEVFHTLKKILHGSGHVTSVGDEGGFAPNLSSNEEAIKVLIEAIKSAGYEPGKDVFIALDSAASSFYDAEAGKYEIDGTKKTTEELVDYYTNLVNKYPVISLEDPLDEEDWEGFVKLTEKIGKKVQIVGDDLYVTNVKRLQKGVQMKATNSILIKLNQIGTVTETLDTIEYAKQHGMTCVVSHRSGETEDTFIADLAVATNCGMIKTGSLSRSERIAKYNRLLRIEEELAEASQYKGLNAFYSIYI